The following coding sequences lie in one Apium graveolens cultivar Ventura chromosome 3, ASM990537v1, whole genome shotgun sequence genomic window:
- the LOC141715211 gene encoding zinc finger BED domain-containing protein RICESLEEPER 1-like, which yields MANAMKEKFDKYWGESNLMMSIGAVMDPRFKLKLLSYCFPVIYPMEGQSEQKLAHLNVVLHDLYQEYVAEDSKIKGLTPDSSQISSSDKYNCSDDKEIPACMNEYEAFIRESGAALEPVKSELDDYLSEGIFILNDSSTKKFDALSWWKGNSAKYPILSRMARDILVVPLSTVTSEATFSAGS from the coding sequence ATGGCTAATGCAATGAAGGAAAAATTTGATAAATATTGGGGCGAGAGTAACTTGATGATGTCTATAGGGGCTGTGATGGATCCGAGATTTAAATTAAAGCTACTTAGTTATTGTTTCCCGGTTATTTATCCCATGGAAGGTCAAAGTGAACAAAAATTGGCACATTTGAATGTTGTCTTGCATGATTTGTATCAAGAGTATGTTGCTGAAGATTCTAAAATAAAAGGGTTGACACCAGATTCTAGTCAGATTTCTTCCTCTGATAAATATAATTGTTCTGATGATAAAGAAATTCCAGCTTGTATGAATGAGTACGAGGCTTTTATTCGTGAAAGTGGGGCTGCTCTTGAACCGGTCAAATCTGAATTAGATGATTACTTATCAGAGGGCATTTTTATTCTTAACGACTCCTCAACAAAAAAGTTTGATGCTCTGTCATGGTGGAAAGGGAATAGTGCTAAATATCCTATATTATCACGAATGGCCCGTGACATATTAGTTGTTCCTCTTAGTACTGTTACATCAGAGGCTACTTTTAGTGCCGGAAGCTGA